Genomic window (Gammaproteobacteria bacterium):
CACCGTGGTGGCGCTGCTGTTCACCCGCCTGCAGGTGGCGCATGTGCTGGTGACGCTCTCGGTGGTGGTGCTGACGGCCTTCGTCTTCGCGCTGGGCGGTCTCATCAATGCCATCCTCGCGAAGAATTTCGACGATGTCTCCGTCATCCCGTCGTTCGTCCTGGCGCCGCTGAGCTACCTGGGCGGCGTGTTCTACTCGATCTCGCTGCTGCCGGAGTTCGCCCAGCACCTCTCGCGGCTGAACCCGATCCTCTACATGGTCAACGCCTTCCGCTACGGCATGCTGGGTGTCTCCGACATCGACATCGGCCTGGCCTACGCCATCATCCTGGGATTCGGCGCCGGGCTGTTCGCGGTCTGCCTGCTGCTGATCCGCCGCGGTACGGGCATCCGCAGCTAGCGGAAGCGCACGCGGCCAGGCGGCTTCGGGCCGGGTCACACCGGCGGGCGCAGGGACTCGGGTGGCTGGTACTCCAGCGCGGCGACACCCAGCGCGCCCGGACCGGCATGGACGCTGGCGGCGGGCCCGAGTTCGACCAGGTGGATGGCATCGGCCCCGGGCCAGGCGGCCGCCAGCGCCGCGCGCAGCCGGGCGGCCTGCTCCGGGCAGCCGGCGTGGGCGATGGCGAAGCAGTAGCGCCGGGAGTGATGCGCGTGGCGCAACACCTGGCGCAGCAGTGCCGGAACCGGGTCGCCGCCGCGGCGCAGGAGGCCGGCGATGCCGATGCGGCCGCCGCCGATGCGCAGCACCGGCAGCACGGGCAGTACCGTAGCCAGCCAGGCCGCCAGGCGCGGCAGGCGTCCGCCGCGGATGGCGTAGTCGAGGTCGGCGACCGTGGCCCAGAGGCGCGTGGTGGCAGCGGCGCGCTCCACCGCGGCGAGGATCACCGGCAGGGGAAGCTGCGCGCGGGCGCATTCGGCGGCGTACATGACGATCAGCCCCTGGCCCACGGAGAGGTTGCGGCTGTCGATCACCGTGATGCGTGCCGCATCGCTGCTGCGCTGCGCGGCCGTGCGCGAGGCCTGCAGCGTCCCGCTGACCCTCCCGAGCAGGGTGAGCGAAAGGACGTGCCCGTAGTGGCTGGCGAGGAAGTCATAGCTGCGGCGCAGATCCCCGGGCGCGGGTTGCGAGGTCTTCGGGTGCACGCTGCTGGTGGCGACCTCGCGCAGGAACTCCGCCGGCGTCATGCCCAGCTTGTCGAGGAAGCTGCGCTCGCCGAAGTGCAGGCGCAGTGGCACGGTGTGGATGCCCAGCTCGTCCAGAACATCCTCGGGCAGGTCGGCGCCGGTGTCGGTCACTACCACCACCTGCTGGCGCTGTTTGCCCAGGACCTGGGCCTGCCGGCCCATGTCGTCGGCCTTCTGCCGGGTGACGAGGCCGTGACGGGCTGCCAGTGCGAACACCACTGCCGGCGTGTCGCTGTGGATGTGGATCCGCAGCTTGTCGCGGCTGCCGGCGACGACGAGGCTGTCTCCCAGCGCGGCCAGGGCTTCCCGCAGGCGCTGCCGGTCGATGCCCGTGCCGCTGATCACGCACTCGGTGCAATAGCGGTAAGCGCCCGGGGTCTCCTCCACGGGCCATGGCGCGGGGACGGCTTGCGTCCTGCCGGCATCGATCGGCGCGGCCGCCACCGGTCGGCGCAGCGCTGCATCGACGGCGCCTTCCAGCAACAGGAGGTAGCCCCGCGCGCCCGCATCTTCGACCCCGGCCCGGCGCAGGACGGGCAGCAGGTCCGGGCCGTGGGCCACGGCCTCGCGCGTCGCCGCCAGGACGGCCGGCAGGATGACCCGCAGGTCCGCATGCCGATCGCCCGCGGCATCGGCCAGCGCCCGCGCCGTGGCCGAGATGGCCGAGAGGATGGTGCCTTCCTCGGGCGCTTCGAGGGCGGCACGGGCAAGGTGGTCGGCGTTGGCGAAAGCCGCGGCCAGTTGCACGGCGTCGATGCGCCGCGCCCCGGCCGTGGCGTCGGCGAGCCCCTGCAGGAACGCCGCCAGGATCGCGCCGGAGTTGCCGCGCGCGCCGTCCAGGGCGGCATCGGCGGCCAGCGCCAGCACTTCGCCGGCGACGCGGCTGGTGCATCCGGCCAGCACCTCGTCCACGGCCGACAGGGTCATGGCCAGGTTGGTGCCGGTGTCGCCGTCGGCAACGGGATAGACGTTGATGCGGTTGAGCAGCCCGGTGGCCGCCTCGACGCGCGTGATGCCGACGCGCAGCGCCAGGCGCAGCTGCAGTCCGTCGATCCGCCTCAGGCGTCCAGGCATGGTGCCGGGCCTTCGGGCCGGGGTCCCGGCCACGCATCGGTCTCAGTCGCGGTTGAGGATGAAGCGCCGGCCATTCTGGCTGAGCACGGCGCCCTCGCGGGTGATCTCTTCCAGCCTCGGGCCCTCGGTGAGCAGTGCGCCCTCGGTGTACTTGCGCATGTTGATGAAGACGAACCGGCCGGCGGGATCCGCCGTGAACACGTGGATGTCGAGGTGCAGGGCGGGGGTGCTGATGGCTCCGCTGGCGATGAGTTCGCCAGCGGTCGGCAGGCCCTCCTGGATCACTGCGCCCGCTGCCGCCTGCTGGCCGTCGGCGGCGGCATTCGGCGGCGGCTGCAGCACTTCCGTGGTGGCCCCGGCGGTCGTCTCCAGCGCAGGCATGTCGGCCGTGGTGGCGTAAGCCGCCTCGTTGTCGGCGGCGGCGACGGCGGCTCCAGGCACCACCGTCGGTGCCGGCGCGGCATCGGCGGCGGCCGGGCTGCCGGCGGAACGCGCGGCGTCGGGCAGTGCGACGGGCTGCGTCTGCACGGCCTGCGGGGAAGGCTGCGCCGGTTGCCGCAGCCAGAGGAAGGCCATCACCGCGAGGTTGGCAGCCAGCACCAGCACCAGCACCGGCAGCCACAGCGCCCGGCGGGAGGCAGGCGGGCGATGCCCGGCATCGATGAGGCCGGGGCCGGACTGGCGCTGCCTCTCGGTTTCGCTCTTGCGCAATGCGTCGAGGATGAATGACATGCCGTCGTGTCCTCAGTCGACCCGCGCCAGGCGCGGCGTGCCGGCGGCGCCCAGCTCGGCGATGATGGCGATCTGGGTCTGGTGGCTCACCAGCCCGTCCGCGGCGAGGTGGCGTTCGCGCTGGTATTGCCTGACGCGTGCCTCGAGATTGGCGTCGTAGAGGTCCGACTGCATCGGCTCGACGGGCTTGCCCTGGATCGTGGCGAGGCTGGCGCGCAGCCAGAGGATGTCCGGATCGCGCATGCCGGGCACGAAGGCCTTCACGT
Coding sequences:
- a CDS encoding ABC transporter permease, giving the protein MSAGTQLVALQTLVRKECTRVFRIWLQTILPPAMTTALYFLIFGNLIGRRIGQMDGFDYAQYIAPGLIMMQVITTSYGNVVSSFFSAKMQRHLEEMLVAPMADWAIVLGHALGGMVRGMAVAAAVTVVALLFTRLQVAHVLVTLSVVVLTAFVFALGGLINAILAKNFDDVSVIPSFVLAPLSYLGGVFYSISLLPEFAQHLSRLNPILYMVNAFRYGMLGVSDIDIGLAYAIILGFGAGLFAVCLLLIRRGTGIRS
- a CDS encoding DegV family EDD domain-containing protein, coding for MPGRLRRIDGLQLRLALRVGITRVEAATGLLNRINVYPVADGDTGTNLAMTLSAVDEVLAGCTSRVAGEVLALAADAALDGARGNSGAILAAFLQGLADATAGARRIDAVQLAAAFANADHLARAALEAPEEGTILSAISATARALADAAGDRHADLRVILPAVLAATREAVAHGPDLLPVLRRAGVEDAGARGYLLLLEGAVDAALRRPVAAAPIDAGRTQAVPAPWPVEETPGAYRYCTECVISGTGIDRQRLREALAALGDSLVVAGSRDKLRIHIHSDTPAVVFALAARHGLVTRQKADDMGRQAQVLGKQRQQVVVVTDTGADLPEDVLDELGIHTVPLRLHFGERSFLDKLGMTPAEFLREVATSSVHPKTSQPAPGDLRRSYDFLASHYGHVLSLTLLGRVSGTLQASRTAAQRSSDAARITVIDSRNLSVGQGLIVMYAAECARAQLPLPVILAAVERAAATTRLWATVADLDYAIRGGRLPRLAAWLATVLPVLPVLRIGGGRIGIAGLLRRGGDPVPALLRQVLRHAHHSRRYCFAIAHAGCPEQAARLRAALAAAWPGADAIHLVELGPAASVHAGPGALGVAALEYQPPESLRPPV
- a CDS encoding general secretion pathway protein GspB: MSFILDALRKSETERQRQSGPGLIDAGHRPPASRRALWLPVLVLVLAANLAVMAFLWLRQPAQPSPQAVQTQPVALPDAARSAGSPAAADAAPAPTVVPGAAVAAADNEAAYATTADMPALETTAGATTEVLQPPPNAAADGQQAAAGAVIQEGLPTAGELIASGAISTPALHLDIHVFTADPAGRFVFINMRKYTEGALLTEGPRLEEITREGAVLSQNGRRFILNRD